From the Hordeum vulgare subsp. vulgare chromosome 1H, MorexV3_pseudomolecules_assembly, whole genome shotgun sequence genome, the window AAATCGCAGGTTCAATACCCCCAGGACTAGGGAACCTCACTAAACTAAATCAGCTTTTTCTCTATACAAATCAAATCACGGGCCCAATGCCTTCGGAAGTTGGCGGCTTGCTAAACCTCGAAGGATTATACTTATCCGAGAACCAAATATCTGGTTCTCTTCCTCACAGCTTAGGAAATATTACCAAGCTACTAGCATTATCCATCTCTGACAATCAAATAACCCGTTCCATTCCCCAAGAAATTGGCAATCTGATGAACCTCAAGTATTTAGGCTTGTATCTTAACCAAATTTCGGGATCAATACCAAAAACTTTTGGGAAGTTGCAAAGCATCCAAGAATTGCAACTCTTTGATAACAATCTATCCGGTCCTCTTCCTCAAGAAATAGGACATCTCACAAGCCTTGTTAAACTTGGGTTATCTAACAACACAATTTCAGGATCTTTGCCGGAACATATATGCTCAAGTCGAAGACTTCAGTTTCTTGGCATATCTAATAATATGTTCAATGGCCTAATTCCAAAGAGTTTAAAGACATGTACGAGTTTAGTTGAAATCGACCTTCAGCGGAACCAACTAACAGGAGATTTATCTCAGCATTTTGGTGTGTACCCACAACTAAAAGGCATGCGCTTGGCGTCGAATAGACTCTCTGGGAAAATCTCACCAAATCTAGCTGCATGTATCCAACTAACGGTACTACTTCTATCACAAAATATGATCACGGGTTCCATACCTCCAGTCCTTTCTAAGTTGTCCAACCTAGAAGAACTAACACTTGATTCTAATCATCTCAGCGGTGAGATTCCAGCAGAAATCGGCACTTTAGGAAATCTATATATATTGAACCTATCATCCAACAAACTATCTGGATCCATACCCATACAGATACAAAAGCTAAGCAATCTGGGATACCTTGATATATCTGGGAATAGACTGGGTGGATTAATACCCGAGGAATTAGGGGGCTGCATGAAACTACAATCCTTGAAGATGAACGACAACAACTTCCGTGGAAGTTTGCCTGGTGCGATTGGAAATTTAGCAGGTCTGCAGATCATGCTAGATGTGAGCAAAAATAACCTCAGTGGTGTGTTACCGCAGCAACTTGGGAAGTTGGAGATGCTAGAGTTTCTGAATTTATCGCATAACCAGTTCAGGGGCAGCATCCCATCATCCTTTTCAACCATGCTGAGCCTTTCAACAGTCGATGTGTCCTACAATGACTTGGAAGGACCAATCCCAACAACAAGGTTACTCCAAAATGCTTCAGCAAGTTGGTTTATTCCCAATAAAGGTATGTGTGGCTACCTCTATGGCCTGGCACCTTGTTATTCAACTCCAGTAGCTGGTCACCATAAACGAAAGACACTTGATTTGCTCTTGCCAATTGTTCTGGTGGCGGTTTTCTGCATTGTTGCTGCaattgttgttataataatgctTAGTCATAACAAGAGAAAACCACAAGAAAGTGTAAATGTTGAAGGAAGGGACCTATTCTCAGTTTGGAATTTTGATGGAAGATTAGCATTTGACGATATTGTAAGGGCAACAGATGACTTCAATGATAAGTACATTGTTGGAAGAGGAGGATACGGGAAAGTCTataaggcacaactccaagacggGCAGATAGTTGCTGTGAAGAAGCTGCATCAGAGCGAAGAGCAGTTGAATGACGATAGAAGATTTCACAATGAAATGGAAATCTTATCACAGATTCGACAACGAAGCATTGTCAAAATGTACGGATTCTGCTCCCATTCAGCGTATAAATTTCTTGTCTATGACTACATTCAGCACGGAAGCCTCCACATGACATTGGAAAATGACGAAGTTGCAAAGGAATTAGATTGGCAAAAGAGAATTGCTCTTGCAAATTATGTGGCTCAGGCAATATCTTATTTGCACCATGAATGCAGTCCACCTATAATCCATCGAGATATCACGAGCAACAACATCTTACTTGATACAACCTTCAAGGCTTTTGTCTCAGATTTTGGCACAGCAAGGATTCTTAAGCCCGATTCATCAAACTGGACCGAACTAGCAGGAACATATGGCTACATAGCTCCTGGTATGTACTagtagaaactttcttctcatgtGAGAAGCATTCATCTCTATACATTCGATCCTAATTCTAATGTTTATTTGGTTTTGTGCAGAACTGGCGTACACGTTTGTTGTGACAGAGAAATGTGACGTCTATAGCTTTGGTGTGGTTGCGCTAGAGCTAGTGATGGGCAAGCACCCAAGGGACCTATTAAATGGTATGTCAAGCGTGGAACAAGCTATGTTGGTGAAAGATATTCTGGACCAAcgaccaacaccaccaacaacaacagaaaataaaagcttAGCTCTGCTCATCAAGCTGGCCTTTTCTTGCTTGGAATCTTCTCCACTAGCAAGGCCAACCATGCAGGAGGCATACCAAACACTCATCCAGTGATCCTCTCCTAGTTCATGTCCTGTGTATTAAATAAATCTAGCACCTTGTCCAGTCAATTGTTGATTTCCTTTTCTGGTTTTGAAATAATGGTCGATATGGTTGACACGAGTTGTGTGATCACCATGTCATAGTGAGGACCGCTCCATGAGTTTGTTCGTGCGGTGTCTAAGTCTTGCGTCGCCTTGAGCTGCGCATGCATGATCCTAgagtcgtgggatggcacgactcACACCAGGGCATGTTTACCGTTCTCTCGGTTAAGTT encodes:
- the LOC123405322 gene encoding probable leucine-rich repeat receptor-like protein kinase At1g35710 isoform X1, which gives rise to MRALFHLFLLLLPCLLFLEEARAARHGGISLRSQHIALLHWKASLASPPLQMISWQENTIPCNWTGIMCMAIRHGRRMLWVVSNITLPNAGIHGQLGELNFSALPFLAYIDLHNNSLHGALPASISSLSVLLELNLEQNQLTGEIPCQIGDLQSLKLLDLSFNRLTGHIPLSLGNLTRLTQLGIHQNMVSGPIPQEIGRLVNLQVLQISNSSLTGLIPKTIGNLTKLNILYLFGNQLLGPIPQELGRLVHLQELELNSNDFSGSIPVSITNLTKMNTLFLYDNQITGSTPPPPPPPTIGNLNMLNIFCLYRNQIAGSIPPGLGNLTKLNQLFLYTNQITGPMPSEVGGLLNLEGLYLSENQISGSLPHSLGNITKLLALSISDNQITRSIPQEIGNLMNLKYLGLYLNQISGSIPKTFGKLQSIQELQLFDNNLSGPLPQEIGHLTSLVKLGLSNNTISGSLPEHICSSRRLQFLGISNNMFNGLIPKSLKTCTSLVEIDLQRNQLTGDLSQHFGVYPQLKGMRLASNRLSGKISPNLAACIQLTVLLLSQNMITGSIPPVLSKLSNLEELTLDSNHLSGEIPAEIGTLGNLYILNLSSNKLSGSIPIQIQKLSNLGYLDISGNRLGGLIPEELGGCMKLQSLKMNDNNFRGSLPGAIGNLAGLQIMLDVSKNNLSGVLPQQLGKLEMLEFLNLSHNQFRGSIPSSFSTMLSLSTVDVSYNDLEGPIPTTRLLQNASASWFIPNKGMCGYLYGLAPCYSTPVAGHHKRKTLDLLLPIVLVAVFCIVAAIVVIIMLSHNKRKPQESVNVEGRDLFSVWNFDGRLAFDDIVRATDDFNDKYIVGRGGYGKVYKAQLQDGQIVAVKKLHQSEEQLNDDRRFHNEMEILSQIRQRSIVKMYGFCSHSAYKFLVYDYIQHGSLHMTLENDEVAKELDWQKRIALANYVAQAISYLHHECSPPIIHRDITSNNILLDTTFKAFVSDFGTARILKPDSSNWTELAGTYGYIAPELAYTFVVTEKCDVYSFGVVALELVMGKHPRDLLNGMSSVEQAMLVKDILDQRPTPPTTTENKSLALLIKLAFSCLESSPLARPTMQEAYQTLIQ
- the LOC123405322 gene encoding MDIS1-interacting receptor like kinase 2-like isoform X2, producing MRALFHLFLLLLPCLLFLEEARAARHGGISLRSQHIALLHWKASLASPPLQMISWQENTIPCNWTGIMCMAIRHGRRMLWVVSNITLPNAGIHGQLGELNFSALPFLAYIDLHNNSLHGALPASISSLSVLLELNLEQNQLTGEIPCQNLSGPLPQEIGHLTSLVKLGLSNNTISGSLPEHICSSRRLQFLGISNNMFNGLIPKSLKTCTSLVEIDLQRNQLTGDLSQHFGVYPQLKGMRLASNRLSGKISPNLAACIQLTVLLLSQNMITGSIPPVLSKLSNLEELTLDSNHLSGEIPAEIGTLGNLYILNLSSNKLSGSIPIQIQKLSNLGYLDISGNRLGGLIPEELGGCMKLQSLKMNDNNFRGSLPGAIGNLAGLQIMLDVSKNNLSGVLPQQLGKLEMLEFLNLSHNQFRGSIPSSFSTMLSLSTVDVSYNDLEGPIPTTRLLQNASASWFIPNKGMCGYLYGLAPCYSTPVAGHHKRKTLDLLLPIVLVAVFCIVAAIVVIIMLSHNKRKPQESVNVEGRDLFSVWNFDGRLAFDDIVRATDDFNDKYIVGRGGYGKVYKAQLQDGQIVAVKKLHQSEEQLNDDRRFHNEMEILSQIRQRSIVKMYGFCSHSAYKFLVYDYIQHGSLHMTLENDEVAKELDWQKRIALANYVAQAISYLHHECSPPIIHRDITSNNILLDTTFKAFVSDFGTARILKPDSSNWTELAGTYGYIAPELAYTFVVTEKCDVYSFGVVALELVMGKHPRDLLNGMSSVEQAMLVKDILDQRPTPPTTTENKSLALLIKLAFSCLESSPLARPTMQEAYQTLIQ